A stretch of the Lolium perenne isolate Kyuss_39 chromosome 3, Kyuss_2.0, whole genome shotgun sequence genome encodes the following:
- the LOC127344386 gene encoding pre-rRNA-processing protein esf1-like, whose amino-acid sequence MKRAIALPKRKVALNPDRKRKVALNPDGKRKLQWLAARFRPKQRKEAKVYMTDKETHMLAVVNMDWDHIKAVDLYMVMTSGIPEGGRVLSVSIYPTEFGLKCMRVEEAIGPSALIGADCEEDGDFEAENNKLRTSLNRRRFYYAVVLCDSRATALRLYTTFDGTEFLKTANVFDLRFIPGSMDFNYPALDVATEAPPNYKEPDFGTQLTKVEPIWDNDAKLDKLIKYIARYEGESDEWFCTTGVSRNKHRRCAPVEEPNDGETWYQDSAVNSLVRRSKSKLE is encoded by the exons ATGAAGAGGGCGATAGCCTTACCGAAGCGGAAGGTGGCCCTCAACCCGGATAGGAAGCGGAAGGTGGCCCTCAACCCGGATGGGAAGCGGAAGTTGCAGTGGCTCGCGGCGAGGTTCCGACCGAAGCAGCGGAAGGAGGCCAAG GTATACATGACTGACAAGGAAACTCACATGCTTGCTGTTGTTAACATGGACTGGGATCATATTAAG GCGGTGGACTTGTATATGGTCATGACATCTGGTATCCCGGAAGGTGGCCGAGTTCTGTCAGTCTCGATATATCCAACAGAATTTGGACTCAAGTGCATGCGCGTTGAGGAAGCTATAGGCCCTTCTGCTCTTATTGGTGCTGATTGTGAAGAAGATGGTGACTTTGAGGCCGAGAACAACAAGCTCCGTACTTCTCTAAACAGACGTAG GTTCTACTATGCAGTTGTGTTGTGTGATTCCAGGGCAACTGCACTTCGCCTATACACGACTTTTGATGGTACAGAGTTCTTGAAAACAGCAAATGTGTTCGATTTGCGGTTTATTCCCGGCTCTATGGACTTCAACTATCCTGCTCTTGATGTAGCTACAGAG GCACCTCCGAATTACAAGGAACCTGATTTTGGGACTCAACTTACCAAAGTTGAGCCCATCTGGGATAATGATGCTAAG TTAGATAAACTTATTAAATATATAGCGAGGTATGAGGGCGAATCAGATGAATGGTTTTGTACAACAGGAGTCAGCAGAAACAAGCATAGAAGGTGCGCACCTGTGGAGGAACCGAATGATGGGGAAACGTGGTACCAAGATTCTGCTGTCAACTCTCTTGTGAGGCGTTCTAAAAGCAAGCTAGAGTGA
- the LOC127344385 gene encoding uncharacterized protein → MLLSQSPAATHPQLPTTSSSSSRRTHRSAPPCPRAGAAPAAAESLLPPELRAESLPRHVAVVMDGNSRWARARGMPSAFGHEAGRRALEDTVRLSRAWGIRALTAFAFSHENWSRPKLEVDFLMGLFERVINDSVAEFLRDGIRLRVIGDCSRLPASLQRTAREAEEATRNNSQLDLTLAISYSGRRDVVQACRSLAEKVRAGLLRPEDIDESLFAGELETSRGSDELLPCPDLLIRTSGELRLSNFLLWQSAYSELFFTDTLWPDFGEADYLEALCSFQSRDRRFGRRNL, encoded by the exons ATGCTGCTCTCCCAATCTCCAGCCGCTACCCATCCGCAGCTACCCaccacctcttcctcctcctcccgccgcaCGCACCGCTCGGCACCGCCATGCCCGCGCGCCGGCGCcgcaccggcggcggcggagtcGCTCCTCCCTCCCGAGCTGCGGGCGGAGTCGCTGCCGCGTCacgtggcggtggtgatggacgGGAACTCGCGGTGGGCGCGCGCGCGGGGGATGCCGTCCGCGTTCGGGCACGAGGCCGGGCGGCGCGCGCTGGAGGACACGGTGCGGCTCTCCCGCGCCTGGGGCATCCGCGCGCTCACCGCCTTCGCCTTCTCCCACGAGAACTGGAGCCGCCCCAAG CTGGAGGTTGATTTCCTGATGGGGTTGTTCGAGCGAGTGATCAACGACAGCGTCGCCGAGTTCTTGAG AGACGGAATTCGCCTACGGGTGATCGGCGACTGCTCGAGGCTGCCGGCGTCGCTGCAGAGGACCGCGAGAGAGGCCGAGGAGGCGACGAGGAACAACTCCCAGCTCGACCTCACGCTAGCGATCAGCTACAGCGGGCGAAGGGACGTGGTGCAAGCCTGCCGGAGCCTCGCCGAGAAGGTGCGCGCCGGGCTGCTCAGGCCGGAGGACATCGACGAGTCGCTGTTTGCCGGCGAGCTCGAGACGAGCCGCGGCAGCGACGAGCTCCTCCCTTGCCCTGACCTGCTCATCCGGACCAGCGGCGAGCTGAGGCTCAGCAACTTCTTGCTCTGGCAGTCGGCATACTCCGAGCTCTTCTTCACCGACACGCTGTGGCCGGACTTCGGGGAGGCTGACTACCTCGAAGCGCTGTGCTCCTTCCAGAGCAGAGACAGGCGGTTTGGCCGACGGAATTTGTAG